In Cryptomeria japonica chromosome 5, Sugi_1.0, whole genome shotgun sequence, the genomic window CTTCTGAAAATATAAGCCctatcaaaactttgaatccataccaaaataaatggacTATCAAAGGGAGAGTTACTCATAAACGGCCTATTAAGGCATATAGCACAGCGACCAAAAATGGCCATGTGTTTAGCTTTGATATTGTTGATTGTGATGGTTCTGAAATTAGAATTACATGTTTTGATGAGATAGCTAAGTTACACTCTAACCGTGTGGACATAGGTtcacattatattatttcaaaagGATCTGTTAAGGAAGCAAATGCaaggtacaacaaactaaacaaccatttagaaatcACGTTGTctgatacatccatactaaaacaCTGCACCAACGAAGAACAACCAGATCAACAAAGTCCTCCTTTCACGCCTATTACTGAATTGTTTCATCTAACAAATAACACACTGGTTGACATAATTGGTCTTGTTCTATATGTTGGAGATATCATTCCTATACACAGGAAAGATGGCAGTCAAACACAAAAACGTTTGGTGAAAATTAATGATCTATTTGGTTCAAAAATTGACATCAACTTATGGGGTCCAATGGTAGAACAAAAGGGGCTGGAATTGAAAAATATGTTGACCAATGATAGTCTGCTTATCCTTGCTTTACTTAATGCTCGTGTTGGCTATTTCAATGGAAAGCTTATAAACATAACAGTTGAAacaacattacatatcaacccaAATTTTCTAGAAGTAGAGCTTCTAACATTAAGAGGAAAGGACCCTTTGCTAGCTGTACCCTTTGTTGCACATACTATCCACATAGATGGCAGATATACTAGAATGACAATTTCTTCAATCCGTGAGCAGATGAGCATCAAACTAGAAACAATTCAGACAACATTGCTAGTTGTTCTGTGCTTTGTGAACATCAATGACCAAAATTTCTATTACGCAACTTGCCCACTAATAGTCAATGGAAGGCCTTGCAAGAAAAAATGTACACAGCACGCTGATGGttcttggttctgctatagatgtcAAATGAGTATGCAAGACTGTAATTATAGTTACCTCTTGCCTCTAAAGTTGCAAGATGCCACTGGTACTCTATGGGCCACTGCATTTGATGAGGGTGCAattcacttgctacacaaaactgAAAAACAACTCTATGCACTACAAAATGATGCAACAATAACAGAGACACCTTCTTTAGTGATCAAGAGACTACTATCATGTTACTATTCGTTCACAGTGTTGGTTTCTACTAAGACATATAATTCATAAACCAAGATGAAAGTGACAGTCAATAAAGTTGCTTCTGTTGACTTCAAAGCTGAGTGCCACGCATTACTTGCAGAAATTGGCTACCTAAGTACAGAGACTTAAAATTATAACACATCTTTTCTAATTATTAAACTTTGCAATTTACAATACAATTATACTATTAGCTAATTTTCATATTTAATACTTTTACATATACAAACAAGTACATTTTACAAAGACAAGGGTGcttctataaatatctatatggACATTTCTTACATCTACCAATTATCTGTTTGAAAGTTTTTCCTCTTCACATTAGTTATTTTCAGTCATACTCATTACTTTTAAATGTGTTCACACTATGTTATTTgcaaataaaatatacatatatgcacGTATATTGTTCTTTTTCTGGTCTTATACCTATCTGTATAACAATACAATACATAACTATATATAAGTATTCATAGTTATAGTATTTTCGATATATACATCtacttatatatgtgcatatgttcatatacaaaaccttgaatttttaaattatttgtatatgtacatgtgtatatgtatacatacatatgtttgTATTAGAATTTACTATAGTtgtgcatacctatattacaatCATGCTTTTAAAAACACAACACATAAAAAATTACTATACCTATACATACTTACATGACAATGCTACCTTTTGCAAAACCAACTTGCTAGCAGCACCATATTTACGCAATACAGCACTAGAAAGTCAATCTATGACTTCCATGACCCATATATTTCAAGTAAAGTTGTACATATAGGTTGAGCCAACGAGAGCAACAAAACAACAGAATAGATAATTATAGATACAAATAATCACAACAAAAGCAATTTACATACAGAACAAATCCTTTGAAATCACATAACCATATATGAAAGTTTTCCTCTTCACATTAGTTATTTTCAGTCATACTCATTACTTTCAAATGTGTTCACACTATGTTGTTTGCAAATAAAATATACACATATGCACGTATATTGTTCTTTTTCTGGTCTTATACCTATCTGTATAACAATACAATACATAACTATATATAAGTATTCATAGTTATAGTATTTTCGATATATACATGtacttatatatgtgcatatgttcatatacaaaaccttgaatttttaaattatttgtatatgtacatgtgtatatgtacacatacatctgtatgtatcagAATTTACTATAGTtgtgcatacctatattacaatcatgcttttaaaaacacaaaacataaaaaattactataCCTATACATACCTATATGACAATGCTACCTTTTGCAAAACCAACTTGCTAGCAGCAACATATTTACATAGTACAGCACTAGAAAGTCAATTTATGACTTTCCACGACCCATATATTTCAAGTAAAGTTGTACATATAAGTTGAGTGAATGAGAGCAACAAAACAATAGAACAGATAATTACAGATACAAATAATCACAACAAAAGCAATTTACATATAGAACAAATCCTCTGAAATCACATAACCATATATGAAGCAATTTTCAATTCTTATACATTCTTCATACATGCTTCGAAGTTAACTACCTTCAATTATGAAAATTCTGACATACCTCTGCTCTCTTtaaaatattagatatctatccagccttgccctcaagaaattgatgctatcaaattgagGAGAAGTCAGACCAATAGAACTTATTATGCAAAGAACAGAGTTGATATCTCCAAGAAACGACAACTGAATCGTCATGCACTTCATGCACCCTACAAAAACTCAAGACAGTTATTAGAAACAGTAAACAGTGATGTTGAGCAAATTAATCTCAATCAAACATTTTCTATTGCTCCTAAACTTGCTATGAAGGCTGCTTCGTTTCAAAATACGTTGTCTAATTTCTgcaaaaagattgatatgttggaGATCACACAGTCATGTTCTATTTGCAAAGAAATGTATGTGGGCATGAGTATTAAAAAACTCAATCATATAGTTGTGTGCATGAGATGTTATGGTGAAAAAGGCCTCCACCGcttctcattatcaaacaatatggacccaggtgagcaaccttctattttaaagtctctctctcaggtagaagaaatgctcatatcaagaattgCCCCTGTTTTACAAGTAATACATGCAAGGGGATGCCAATACAAATATTCTGGCCATAAAATaaacttcccacaagatatttctCATATTGCAATAACATTACCTCGACATATTAACCAATTAGAAATTCTAATTGTCCGTAGAACAAATTTCTGAGGTTTAACTTATGACTGTTACGTGAATAGATTTCACGTCATGAATGCGTTGGCTTACAAAATGGaacatgatcaatactacaaggatgtagtcattgatctagaTGCAGTGCTTCTATTGCCAGAGCAAACCACTGACATTACAGAACTACTGCATTCAGTACCCTgcaagaagatgttgttgaagagACCTCTACTGTGCCGGATATTGACAACGAAGAACAAATCAGGGAGAATAGTTCGTCATTTATCCCACAACTACCATCATCAATACCGGAACTTGATGCAATCAAAAATATCCTACATCTAAATAACAACATCAACAACGTTATTCCTTGGCCACAAATTAGTACATCgcctatcaatgagtacaatactgagggcctcctttccatggcattcccaaCGCTTTTCCCTACTGGAATAgctttaccactacaacaaagagCAAAGGAAGtgcatttacatgaatatgctttgcacttgatgaaatactatgatcaaagatttgggcaacatgttcgctttagatattatatctacaatctcaTGATGAGACATCGATCCCAGCAATCAACTTCTGTCTTCATTAAGACTAATCTACAAGATAATCTTCCACAAAATCTTTATAGCCTAAAGGAATACTTGCAAAACACACCGTCAAGTTaattaccaaatcatatcatgCGATATGCAACCTCATTGCATGGTACACGGGCATTTTGGAGCAAGTCCCGACGTGACCTTACATCAATGATAGAACAGTTAGGTGCACCTACACTGTTCTTCACCTTAAGCTCAGGT contains:
- the LOC131875737 gene encoding replication protein A 70 kDa DNA-binding subunit E-like produces the protein MCTNADYFVGLVSEVVGVNGFTLPGLLLLLCYLSVCGRDYFQPTLSLFTLTEYFPMAISMHVLCFSNNVVFNDFVPKAKNQEYVPTPFAIQSVNAGDDLPSALLQVLSFQKMQNNKDDSDRHKLVLSDGTYMQLFATELPSPQTTTSENISPIKTLNPYQNKWTIKGRVTHKRPIKAYSTATKNGHVFSFDIVDCDGSEIRITCFDEIAKLHSNRVDIGSHYIISKGSVKEANARYNKLNNHLEITLSDTSILKHCTNEEQPDQQSPPFTPITELFHLTNNTLVDIIGLVLYVGDIIPIHRKDGSQTQKRLVKINDLFGSKIDINLWGPMVEQKGLELKNMLTNDSLLILALLNARVGYFNGKLINITVETTLHINPNFLEVELLTLRGKDPLLAVPFVAHTIHIDGRYTRMTISSIREQMSIKLETIQTTLLVVLCFVNINDQNFYYATCPLIVNGRPCKKKCTQHADGSWFCYRCQMSMQDCNYSYLLPLKLQDATGTLWATAFDEGAIHLLHKTEKQLYALQNDATITETPSLVIKRLLSCYYSFTVLVSTKTYNS